The Deinococcus reticulitermitis genome contains a region encoding:
- a CDS encoding transposase — translation MSRRPYPSDVDDETYLFMRPYLLLAPEHHPARKYPLREVLNAALWIARTGSQWAYLPHDFPPYKIVHQQVLRWFEQ, via the coding sequence CGATGTCGACGACGAAACTTACCTGTTCATGCGTCCTTACCTGCTGCTTGCTCCTGAACACCACCCAGCACGCAAATATCCTCTGCGTGAAGTCCTGAATGCGGCGCTCTGGATTGCCCGGACGGGCAGTCAATGGGCGTACCTTCCCCACGACTTCCCGCCCTACAAAATCGTCCACCAGCAAGTCCTACGCTGGTTTGAGCAGG